A genome region from Magnolia sinica isolate HGM2019 chromosome 8, MsV1, whole genome shotgun sequence includes the following:
- the LOC131253018 gene encoding beta-glucuronosyltransferase GlcAT14B-like isoform X3, protein MGKSPTLLFLFLLAISLLLISLVSKTTPPRPPKISHSTNLHNPFPPPPKIAYFISTSDGDGPRTVRLLSAVYHPSYHYLLHLDRRAPQAKRDDLAGVVGAVDAFTAAGNVNVFGKADPLNIEGPTAVAAVLRGAAALMRRWKDWDWFDYTRWYLLLLHVLDFRGNTHMHLKAHRL, encoded by the coding sequence ATGGGGAAATCTCCAACCCTCCTCTTCCTTTTCCTCCTCGCCATCTCTCTCCTCCTCATTTCCCTCGTTTCCAAAACTACCCCTCCTCGCCCCCCAAAAATTTCCCATTCCACCAACCTCCACAACCCCTTCCCTCCCCCACCCAAGATCGCCTACTTCATCTCCACGTCCGACGGCGACGGACCCAGGACTGTCCGTCTCCTCTCGGCCGTCTATCACCCCAGTTACCATTACCTACTCCACCTTGATCGCCGCGCGCCCCAGGCGAAGCGCGATGATCTCGCGGGTGTGGTCGGGGCCGTCGATGCTTTTACAGCTGCGGGGAATGTGAATGTCTTCGGGAAGGCGGATCCGTTGAATATCGAGGGCCCCACGGCGGTAGCGGCGGTGCTTCGTGGGGCCGCGGCTTTGATGAGGCGTTGGAAGGATTGGGACTGGTTTGATTACACAAGAtggtatcttcttcttctccatgtaCTAGATTTTAGGGGGAATACTCACATGCATTTGAAG